In Crinalium epipsammum PCC 9333, the following are encoded in one genomic region:
- a CDS encoding serine/threonine phosphatase translates to MLVCPECKFENPNNNKFCQKCGTSLTTKKCDECGAEVPLSAAQCQNCDAFTGTVLWAIISQNAVQSAIATPTVATTIQAAANTPILTPPETLSSEVPTANTLNIPDLNPFSETYSESIEKNPEDENCQVSEPVNISSSVVDNSQPVEAATQDEISLGDDSGQSPATATVLTQEYLGVQQRYKIIAPTPLSTSDGQFEVRVLDCQPFQKSPLEALMGQQQGIFKSSAPGEEADIVDSGFLNAVHIPALAQPYLKLNSSLSPTLPGIHDAWEENDYKVLLLEDRSQWSLLVDVWRDEQVPIFEILYNLNEMAHLWEALEPFHCRQSLLEITNLRVDEDHKFSLQKLYEEPSSSVTLQNLGEFWQTLFQQSQRTPDASLEQLVQDVATGKVESIEQVYEHLRAIANELQPEQSIEDTEETAGFSITDNFKEDITESEDADAPTVILPMQLVGLEDAGETDIGRQRNHNEDSFAIQTQIKKQETPQGRSIQARGLYIICDGMGGHAGGEVASSMAVQTLKQYFEENWKEQLPDENSIREAVRRANSAIYDVNQQKATAGSGRMGTTLVMLLVQDTKIAIAHVGDSRIYRLTRKRGLEQITIDHEVGQREIQRGVEPAIAYSRPDAYQLTQALGPRDENFVKPDVNFLELQEDTLLILASDGLTDNDLLEVNWQNALLPLLRSHANLTQGVEQLIDLANQHNGHDNITALLVRAKVRPNAEKQQGF, encoded by the coding sequence ATGCTTGTCTGTCCCGAATGTAAGTTTGAAAATCCCAATAACAACAAGTTCTGTCAAAAATGTGGAACTTCCCTAACCACAAAAAAATGCGACGAATGCGGGGCTGAAGTACCATTAAGTGCAGCGCAGTGTCAGAATTGTGATGCCTTTACAGGAACAGTTTTGTGGGCAATTATCTCCCAAAATGCTGTTCAGTCTGCGATCGCTACCCCAACTGTCGCGACAACCATACAAGCCGCAGCTAACACTCCGATTTTGACACCCCCTGAGACATTATCTTCTGAAGTTCCCACAGCGAATACATTAAATATTCCAGATCTCAATCCATTTTCAGAAACTTATTCAGAGTCGATAGAAAAAAACCCTGAAGATGAAAATTGCCAAGTATCCGAACCTGTAAATATTTCTTCATCTGTAGTAGATAACTCTCAACCTGTAGAAGCAGCGACTCAAGATGAAATTTCTCTTGGGGATGACTCTGGGCAGTCTCCGGCTACTGCTACGGTGCTGACTCAAGAATATTTGGGAGTGCAGCAACGTTATAAAATTATTGCACCGACTCCCTTATCTACATCTGACGGGCAATTTGAAGTAAGAGTATTAGACTGCCAACCTTTTCAAAAGTCGCCCCTAGAAGCTTTGATGGGGCAGCAACAAGGTATCTTTAAATCATCTGCCCCTGGAGAAGAAGCTGATATTGTAGATTCAGGCTTTTTGAATGCTGTACACATCCCAGCGCTCGCTCAACCTTATTTAAAACTTAACAGTTCTTTATCTCCAACCCTACCAGGTATCCATGATGCTTGGGAGGAAAACGACTATAAAGTGCTATTACTAGAAGATCGTTCTCAATGGTCGCTACTGGTAGATGTCTGGCGCGATGAACAAGTGCCTATTTTTGAAATTTTGTACAACTTGAATGAAATGGCACATCTTTGGGAGGCTTTAGAACCATTCCATTGTCGTCAAAGTTTATTGGAAATAACTAATTTGCGAGTAGATGAAGACCATAAATTCAGCTTGCAAAAACTATATGAGGAACCATCATCCTCAGTGACTCTGCAAAATTTAGGCGAATTTTGGCAAACTTTATTCCAACAGTCCCAACGCACGCCCGATGCTTCCTTAGAACAACTTGTCCAAGATGTAGCTACAGGTAAAGTTGAGAGCATTGAGCAAGTATACGAGCATTTGAGAGCGATCGCCAATGAACTACAACCTGAACAGTCAATAGAGGATACTGAAGAGACGGCTGGATTCTCGATCACAGATAATTTCAAAGAGGATATTACTGAATCTGAAGATGCTGACGCGCCCACAGTAATTCTCCCCATGCAATTAGTCGGTTTGGAGGACGCAGGAGAGACAGATATTGGTCGCCAAAGAAATCACAATGAGGATTCCTTTGCTATTCAGACGCAAATCAAAAAACAAGAAACTCCGCAAGGTAGAAGCATTCAAGCTCGTGGTCTTTATATTATCTGCGATGGCATGGGAGGACACGCGGGCGGCGAAGTAGCGAGTTCAATGGCGGTGCAAACCTTAAAGCAATACTTTGAAGAAAATTGGAAAGAGCAATTACCAGACGAAAACAGCATTCGTGAGGCGGTGCGGAGAGCCAACAGTGCGATTTATGATGTTAACCAACAAAAAGCCACTGCTGGTAGCGGTCGCATGGGTACTACCTTAGTGATGCTATTAGTTCAGGATACAAAAATTGCGATCGCTCATGTAGGAGATTCTCGGATTTATCGCCTTACCCGTAAACGCGGTTTAGAGCAAATTACCATAGATCACGAAGTTGGACAACGGGAAATTCAACGTGGTGTAGAACCTGCAATAGCTTATTCTCGCCCCGATGCTTACCAACTCACCCAAGCATTAGGTCCCAGAGACGAAAATTTTGTCAAACCTGACGTAAATTTTCTAGAGTTGCAAGAAGATACCCTGTTGATTTTAGCTTCTGATGGTTTGACCGATAACGATCTGCTAGAAGTGAATTGGCAAAATGCCTTATTGCCCCTCCTGCGTTCCCATGCCAACTTAACTCAGGGCGTTGAGCAATTAATTGACCTTGCCAATCAGCACAATGGTCACGATAACATTACCGCTTTGTTAGTACGTGCCAAAGTGCGACCAAACGCTGAAAAACAACAAGGCTTTTGA
- a CDS encoding protein kinase domain-containing protein yields the protein MVTLTLLHPQASTPMQQWEFHNRSNIKIGRSPDNDVVIDNPLVSRFHLELHKVGDLRIEGVSEQWQLVNHGTNGTLLNGIVVTRGFVNNDSLIQLARGGPTLKFKLQQVVATPHPPPPSVACNHAGNPPGSLFCIHCGQPLVQVQQYVRNYQVLRILGQGGMGTTYLALDKHSPQTGKPQMLVLKEMNADMAQIAKARELFEREARILKELHHQGIPTYYDFFIEGNKKYLAMQLVHGQDLEKRIYQQGPVIPTQAIEWMIQTCDILEYIHSQNPPLIHRDIKPANLMVRQLDNRVVVLDFGAVKEIDARPGTRIGAEGYSAPEQDRGQPCTQSDLYAIGPTLIFALTGENPMNFYRKRGAEYRFDIQSIPTITPKLAAVIDRVTEHKPRDRFQTAKQLSQALQSAISF from the coding sequence ATGGTTACGTTGACTTTGCTACATCCCCAGGCATCCACGCCTATGCAGCAGTGGGAATTTCACAATCGATCCAATATTAAAATTGGTCGTTCCCCAGATAATGATGTGGTAATAGACAACCCTCTTGTTTCTCGATTTCACCTAGAACTTCACAAAGTTGGTGATTTAAGAATTGAGGGTGTGTCTGAACAATGGCAACTGGTAAATCATGGAACTAACGGGACTTTACTAAATGGAATAGTAGTAACTCGTGGTTTTGTTAATAATGATTCCCTAATCCAATTAGCGAGAGGGGGTCCAACTTTAAAATTTAAACTTCAGCAAGTAGTAGCAACTCCTCACCCACCGCCACCATCGGTGGCTTGTAATCATGCGGGTAATCCCCCTGGTAGTTTATTCTGTATTCACTGCGGTCAACCTTTAGTGCAGGTACAACAATATGTGCGTAACTACCAAGTGTTACGGATTTTAGGACAGGGTGGTATGGGGACAACTTATCTAGCGTTAGATAAACATTCTCCCCAAACTGGCAAACCGCAAATGTTAGTCCTCAAAGAAATGAACGCAGACATGGCGCAAATTGCCAAAGCGCGAGAACTATTTGAACGAGAAGCGAGGATTTTAAAAGAACTTCATCATCAAGGAATTCCCACCTATTACGACTTCTTTATTGAAGGTAATAAGAAATACTTGGCAATGCAGTTAGTTCACGGTCAGGATTTAGAGAAGCGGATTTATCAACAAGGTCCAGTCATCCCGACTCAAGCAATCGAGTGGATGATTCAAACTTGCGACATTCTAGAGTATATCCACAGCCAAAACCCACCACTAATTCACCGAGATATTAAGCCTGCGAATTTGATGGTACGCCAGCTTGACAATCGCGTGGTGGTTCTGGACTTTGGGGCAGTCAAGGAAATTGACGCACGACCAGGAACCCGCATCGGCGCTGAGGGTTATAGTGCGCCAGAACAAGACCGAGGGCAACCTTGCACTCAGTCTGATCTTTATGCCATTGGTCCGACGCTGATATTTGCGCTGACTGGTGAAAACCCGATGAATTTTTATCGCAAGCGTGGGGCAGAATATCGGTTTGATATCCAAAGTATCCCCACTATTACGCCTAAATTAGCGGCTGTTATTGACAGAGTAACAGAACACAAACCGCGCGATCGCTTTCAAACAGCAAAACAGCTATCTCAGGCATTGCAATCAGCAATTAGCTTTTAG
- a CDS encoding DUF4327 family protein: MTQQVIHPMVKLQRQVHSLVDSNILKKTDSLWKIAFLYGDEWVHWKQELLDFGFTMQDPVSDFLAVDAWDEE, translated from the coding sequence ATGACACAGCAAGTTATTCACCCAATGGTGAAGTTGCAGCGTCAGGTACATTCCCTGGTAGACTCCAATATCCTTAAAAAGACGGATAGTCTTTGGAAAATAGCGTTTTTGTACGGTGATGAATGGGTTCACTGGAAGCAAGAATTACTTGATTTTGGCTTCACAATGCAAGATCCAGTCAGCGATTTTCTAGCCGTTGATGCGTGGGACGAAGAGTAA
- a CDS encoding lipid kinase — MSKRALLLVNPHARRGKNALLQAMQELRQLNIEIIEGKSNNPADFAKIIRQYHQQVDLVIIGGGDGTVNAAVEGLLDTDLPLGILPLGTANNLARTLKIPPSIPQACQIIAGGKVQSIDLGWVNGKYFFNIASLGLSAEVNRRVSKRLKRHWGVFAYIVTALQTLLTIRPFWVDILCDDESIEVKTIQITVANGRYYGSGLVIADDATIDDQTLDLHSLEIQHWWEILPLIPAALRGKSSIGKGVRTIKGKDIRLHTRKPYAINTDGERTTETPARFRVIPNALQVFVPNK, encoded by the coding sequence ATGAGTAAACGGGCATTGCTGCTAGTTAATCCTCATGCTAGACGTGGTAAAAATGCCTTGCTACAAGCGATGCAGGAATTGCGTCAGCTAAATATTGAAATTATTGAAGGTAAAAGTAATAACCCTGCTGATTTTGCCAAAATCATCCGACAATACCACCAACAAGTAGATTTGGTCATTATTGGGGGTGGAGATGGCACAGTTAACGCGGCTGTGGAAGGGTTGTTAGATACAGACTTACCGTTAGGCATCTTACCGTTAGGCACAGCTAACAATCTCGCACGCACCTTAAAAATCCCCCCATCAATACCCCAGGCGTGTCAAATTATTGCTGGGGGAAAAGTGCAGAGTATTGACTTAGGCTGGGTAAACGGTAAATATTTTTTTAATATTGCCAGTCTGGGGTTAAGTGCAGAAGTTAATCGGCGGGTTTCTAAACGATTAAAGCGACATTGGGGCGTTTTCGCCTATATTGTGACAGCTTTGCAAACTTTGTTAACAATACGCCCTTTTTGGGTAGATATTTTGTGTGATGACGAATCTATAGAAGTAAAAACTATACAAATTACTGTAGCTAACGGTCGATATTACGGTAGCGGTTTGGTAATTGCCGATGATGCCACAATAGACGACCAAACCCTAGATTTGCATAGCTTAGAAATTCAGCACTGGTGGGAAATATTACCTTTAATACCTGCTGCATTGCGGGGTAAATCTTCGATTGGTAAAGGTGTACGGACTATTAAAGGCAAAGATATCAGATTACATACTCGCAAGCCTTACGCGATTAATACAGATGGCGAACGTACAACTGAAACTCCAGCAAGATTTCGCGTAATACCAAATGCTTTACAGGTATTTGTACCTAATAAATGA
- the yhdJ gene encoding adenine-specific DNA-methyltransferase, whose product MQVFEKNGHQVVYGDTLEYLRSMPDECVDLIFCDPPYNIGKNFNGRKEKWASDQDYLSWCYQWIELCIKKLKPTGTIYLMAATQNMPYIDIFIRPYVTILSRIIWYYDSSGVQARKYFGSLYEPILHCVKNPRKYTFNAESILIEAPTGATRKLIDYRKAVPTMYSSTKVPGNVWQIPRVRYRMPEYENHPTQKPIELLKRIIIASSNPGDLVLDPFSGTFTTSFVAQQNGRHSIGIDVEEEYIKIGLRRLDICKEYRGETLQRPCKSYEQQQPESIENLPLFNHDKGTSLHGYNS is encoded by the coding sequence ATGCAAGTCTTTGAGAAAAATGGGCATCAGGTTGTGTATGGTGACACTCTTGAGTATCTTCGCTCAATGCCTGACGAATGCGTTGATTTAATTTTTTGCGATCCACCCTATAATATTGGCAAAAACTTTAACGGTCGTAAAGAGAAGTGGGCATCAGATCAAGATTATTTGTCATGGTGTTATCAGTGGATTGAACTTTGTATTAAGAAGCTCAAACCAACTGGAACAATATATCTAATGGCTGCTACACAAAATATGCCATATATAGATATTTTTATCCGTCCTTACGTTACTATCCTTTCTAGAATTATTTGGTACTACGATAGTTCAGGTGTGCAGGCACGAAAGTATTTTGGTTCACTATACGAACCAATTTTGCATTGTGTTAAAAATCCACGTAAGTACACTTTCAACGCTGAATCAATTCTGATTGAAGCTCCAACAGGTGCAACCCGCAAATTAATTGATTATCGTAAAGCTGTACCAACAATGTATAGCTCTACAAAAGTACCTGGTAATGTTTGGCAAATTCCACGAGTACGTTACCGGATGCCAGAATATGAAAATCATCCAACTCAGAAGCCAATTGAGTTACTTAAGCGTATAATTATTGCAAGTTCCAACCCAGGTGATTTAGTATTAGATCCATTTTCTGGAACTTTTACCACGTCTTTTGTTGCTCAACAAAATGGAAGGCATTCTATTGGTATAGATGTTGAAGAAGAATATATAAAAATTGGTTTAAGGAGGCTTGATATCTGTAAGGAATATCGAGGCGAGACTTTACAGCGACCTTGCAAGTCTTACGAACAGCAGCAGCCAGAATCAATTGAAAATCTTCCTCTTTTTAACCATGATAAAGGAACATCCCTTCACGGCTATAATTCTTGA
- the cimA gene encoding citramalate synthase — protein sequence MPDKSNLISIYDTTLRDGAQREGLSLSLEDKVRIARQLDELGIPFIEGGWPGANPKDVQFFWQLQEEPLQQAELVAFCSTRRPKIAAADEPMFQAILAAGTRWVTIFGKSWDLHVIEGLKTSEDENLAMIGDTIAYLRSQGRRVIYDAEHWFDGYKHNPEYALKTLEAARQAGAEWLVLCDTNGGTLPHEISQVVREVVQATGGTTPVGIHTHNDADTAVANAIAAVMEGATMVQGTINGYGERCGNANLCSVIPNLQLKLGYKCLEDHHLASLTQASRFVSEVANLAPDEHAAFVGRSAFAHKGGIHVSAVERNPLTYEHLQPEKIGNVRRIVISDQAGLSNILAKARSFGMTLDKQHPACRQILQRLKELESQGYQFEAAEASFDLLMRQALGHRQQMFELKGFQIHCDIGVTKNALATVKVAVNGKDILAAAEGNGPVSALDDALRKALVNFYPAIAAFHLTDYKVRILDSGAGTAAKTRVLVESSNGHQRWNTVGVSGNILEASYQAVVEGIEYGLLLESATDLELAGSTVLVQ from the coding sequence ATGCCAGATAAATCAAACTTAATTTCGATCTATGACACGACGCTACGAGATGGCGCTCAACGTGAAGGGTTATCTTTATCACTGGAAGATAAGGTACGCATTGCGCGACAGTTAGACGAGTTGGGTATTCCCTTTATAGAAGGCGGTTGGCCAGGGGCAAATCCTAAAGATGTACAATTTTTCTGGCAACTACAAGAAGAACCACTCCAGCAAGCGGAATTAGTAGCTTTTTGTTCTACTCGCCGTCCTAAAATAGCAGCAGCAGATGAGCCGATGTTTCAAGCAATATTAGCTGCTGGTACGCGCTGGGTGACTATTTTTGGCAAATCTTGGGATTTGCACGTTATTGAAGGGTTGAAAACCAGTGAAGATGAAAATCTAGCGATGATTGGAGATACGATCGCCTATCTCCGCAGTCAGGGACGGCGGGTAATTTATGATGCGGAACACTGGTTTGATGGTTACAAGCATAACCCTGAGTATGCGCTGAAGACGCTGGAAGCCGCAAGGCAAGCTGGCGCTGAATGGTTAGTTTTATGTGATACCAATGGCGGTACTCTTCCCCACGAAATTAGCCAAGTTGTGCGGGAAGTGGTACAGGCGACGGGTGGAACAACGCCAGTAGGGATTCATACTCATAATGATGCTGATACAGCAGTGGCGAATGCGATCGCAGCCGTGATGGAAGGTGCAACAATGGTACAAGGCACAATCAACGGCTATGGAGAACGTTGTGGTAATGCTAACCTTTGTTCTGTCATTCCCAACTTACAACTGAAGTTGGGCTATAAGTGCCTTGAGGATCATCATTTAGCTTCTTTGACTCAAGCTAGTCGCTTTGTCAGCGAAGTAGCTAATCTCGCCCCCGATGAACACGCGGCGTTTGTTGGTCGTTCTGCCTTTGCTCATAAAGGCGGTATCCACGTTTCTGCTGTTGAACGCAACCCTTTAACTTACGAACATCTTCAGCCAGAAAAAATTGGTAATGTCCGTAGAATTGTGATTTCTGATCAAGCTGGATTAAGTAATATTCTGGCAAAAGCTCGTAGTTTTGGGATGACTTTGGATAAACAACACCCTGCTTGTCGTCAAATTTTACAACGGCTGAAGGAATTAGAAAGTCAGGGGTATCAATTTGAAGCTGCTGAGGCGAGTTTTGATTTATTAATGCGTCAGGCGTTGGGACATCGACAGCAGATGTTTGAACTGAAAGGTTTTCAAATTCATTGTGATATTGGGGTGACTAAAAATGCTCTGGCTACTGTGAAGGTTGCTGTTAATGGTAAGGATATTTTGGCAGCAGCAGAAGGGAATGGACCAGTATCAGCTTTAGATGATGCGTTACGCAAGGCTTTAGTTAATTTCTATCCAGCAATTGCTGCTTTTCACTTAACAGATTATAAGGTGCGAATTCTCGATAGTGGGGCTGGGACTGCTGCTAAAACTCGCGTATTAGTTGAGTCTAGTAATGGTCATCAACGTTGGAATACTGTAGGGGTTTCGGGGAATATTTTGGAGGCTTCTTATCAGGCGGTTGTTGAGGGGATTGAGTATGGTTTGTTGTTGGAATCGGCAACTGATTTAGAGTTAGCTGGTTCTACAGTATTGGTGCAGTAA
- a CDS encoding 2Fe-2S iron-sulfur cluster-binding protein, whose product MPKVTAQGKTFECEQGSNLRQVLLTNGIDVYNGKAKVINCTGIGTCGTCAVQVEGEVSEASWTEKTRLKLPPHSPKQNRRLSCQTQVLGDVVVTKFDGFWGQGDQTVWTPQG is encoded by the coding sequence ATGCCAAAAGTAACAGCCCAAGGAAAAACTTTTGAGTGCGAACAAGGAAGCAATTTGCGTCAAGTTTTATTAACAAATGGGATAGATGTTTACAATGGGAAGGCAAAAGTTATTAACTGTACGGGAATAGGTACTTGCGGAACTTGTGCCGTCCAAGTCGAAGGAGAAGTTTCCGAAGCAAGTTGGACGGAAAAAACTAGGCTTAAGCTTCCTCCCCATTCTCCTAAACAAAATCGCAGATTATCTTGTCAAACTCAAGTTTTAGGTGATGTGGTAGTAACCAAATTTGATGGTTTCTGGGGACAAGGCGATCAAACTGTATGGACACCACAAGGATAA
- a CDS encoding response regulator transcription factor produces MASVCVQIVEGNHHLRSLLGWHLQQAGYWVAQCANIQQARETFYSRQPALVIVDSDLPDGDGVEFCRWLLSQRHSLIFMLSARNTEGDIVAALKAGADDYLTKPFGMQEFLARVEALLRRIRLNVVPASLDYGDLKIDVVQRRVRFKGEFIDLTPQEFSLLYVLAQVGGLALSRSDLLRRAWPDAIDNPRTIDTHVLSLRKKIETDPRQPSLIQTVRNVGYRLNVEILNSTALTSLTNQKNTSELSLSAIAVTPSRQR; encoded by the coding sequence GTGGCATCAGTTTGTGTTCAAATAGTTGAAGGCAACCATCACCTGCGATCGCTCCTGGGCTGGCATTTACAGCAAGCAGGTTACTGGGTTGCTCAATGCGCTAACATTCAGCAGGCTAGAGAAACATTTTATAGCCGCCAACCAGCACTTGTAATTGTTGACTCTGACTTGCCAGACGGCGATGGAGTTGAGTTTTGTCGCTGGCTTCTTTCTCAACGACACTCATTAATTTTCATGCTGTCAGCCCGCAATACCGAAGGTGATATTGTCGCTGCTTTAAAAGCAGGAGCCGATGATTACTTAACAAAGCCTTTTGGAATGCAAGAGTTTCTAGCTAGAGTGGAGGCGCTACTGCGACGAATACGTTTGAATGTTGTGCCAGCATCTTTAGATTATGGCGATCTAAAAATTGATGTAGTACAACGGCGCGTTCGCTTTAAAGGGGAATTTATTGATTTAACTCCTCAAGAATTTAGTTTGCTATACGTGCTTGCTCAAGTAGGAGGACTAGCTTTAAGCCGTTCTGACTTACTGCGTCGCGCTTGGCCGGATGCTATAGATAATCCACGTACTATTGATACGCACGTTTTATCTCTACGCAAGAAAATTGAAACTGATCCTCGACAACCCAGCTTAATTCAAACCGTGAGAAATGTCGGTTATCGGTTAAATGTGGAAATTCTTAATTCAACAGCATTAACATCGTTAACTAATCAGAAAAATACTTCTGAACTAAGTTTAAGTGCGATCGCAGTAACTCCTAGCCGTCAACGTTGA
- a CDS encoding DUF6761 family protein, whose translation MLQDTQTIRHYQQLTDSLVEMWNRGYRFDDLRLYLDGYLAALRNTKVVEAYQVHRLEEEATRYLYDTSNFNMLQTERETDYY comes from the coding sequence ATGCTTCAAGATACTCAAACTATTCGCCACTACCAACAGCTTACCGATTCCCTTGTCGAAATGTGGAATCGGGGTTATCGCTTTGATGATCTCAGGCTGTATTTGGATGGCTATTTAGCTGCTCTCCGCAATACTAAAGTTGTTGAGGCATATCAAGTACACCGCCTAGAGGAAGAAGCTACTAGGTATCTATACGATACATCCAATTTTAATATGCTACAGACTGAGCGAGAAACTGACTATTATTAA
- the grxD gene encoding Grx4 family monothiol glutaredoxin: MTPELKERIDNLVKENKILVFMKGNKLMPQCGFSNNVVQILNTLGVPYQTIDILEDYEIRQGIKEYSNWPTIPQVYIDGQFLGGSDVLIELYQKGELQQMVEVALAS, from the coding sequence ATGACCCCAGAACTGAAAGAGCGGATTGACAATTTAGTTAAAGAAAACAAAATTTTGGTTTTTATGAAGGGCAACAAACTGATGCCCCAATGTGGTTTTTCTAATAATGTAGTTCAGATTCTAAATACGCTAGGCGTACCTTACCAAACTATTGATATTCTAGAAGACTACGAAATACGCCAAGGGATTAAAGAATATTCCAACTGGCCAACAATTCCTCAAGTTTACATTGATGGTCAATTTTTGGGCGGCTCCGATGTGTTGATTGAGCTATATCAAAAGGGCGAATTGCAGCAAATGGTAGAAGTTGCCCTTGCTTCCTAA
- a CDS encoding BolA family protein codes for MVTPDQVEAMIKAQLPDAHIQVQDLTGGGDHYQAIVVSTLFEGKTLVQQHQLVYAAVGEAMASEAIHALALKTYTPQTWESARQSA; via the coding sequence ATGGTTACTCCAGATCAGGTTGAGGCGATGATCAAGGCACAATTGCCAGATGCCCATATCCAGGTTCAAGACTTGACTGGTGGCGGCGATCATTACCAAGCAATTGTAGTTTCTACGTTGTTTGAAGGCAAGACACTTGTACAACAGCATCAGTTAGTATATGCGGCAGTAGGAGAAGCAATGGCTAGCGAAGCAATTCATGCCTTAGCCCTCAAAACTTACACTCCGCAAACGTGGGAATCAGCACGTCAGTCTGCTTAA